The following coding sequences lie in one Lolium perenne isolate Kyuss_39 chromosome 2, Kyuss_2.0, whole genome shotgun sequence genomic window:
- the LOC127333665 gene encoding uncharacterized protein: MELRSARRLRSQPSPGARRRFRPRHFPDGGGAGLINTLPDDMLLQVLARLCCARAAALTGALSRRWRGLWTHLTELSFRDISPDALDVALNQVACPALSRLKIKIPKRHTIHPARVSSLLGAAARLAPADLVFKVWGHTKDSNIAVEIPCFNRATSIKLDVVNLYLLPPVGCVQFPVLERLSISGCHINIGKLILHCPHLRVLEVCNCWGFSMIRIRSPTIENISVDHGPVRGIDIMAPLLNRLRMCVYMAPHFSLSFSAPMLKDLCLWCPCLIQNVGIGEVWRLRYMRLGIKKSAYVLYLSIDTPLLMLDAARNFSQQIAPLPALSYLHLSLARGHVSGAILSHLLGVCSTIRAIIIVLTSKFEYQKPCLPNCSCDEPQNWRTQNIPLVALEEVQIEGFGGADHEVDFLKLLFRCATAMKRMTVGLAPRVYPASRGGRKMYSLLKAHPSVTCSVYRC; the protein is encoded by the exons ATGGAGCTGCGTTCAGCGCGCCGCCTCAGGTCGCAGCCATCTCCCGGAGCTCGCCGTCGTTTCCGGCCTCGTCACTTCCCGGATGGCGGCGGAGCAGGCTTGATCAACACCCTTCCGGATGACATGCTGCTCCAGGTTCTGGCTCGTCTCTGTTGCGCCCGCGCTGCTGCCCTCACCGGCGCCCTCTCCCGCCGGTGGCGCGGCCTTTGGACGCACCTCACCGAGCTCTCCTTCCGCGATATCTCGCCGGACGCTCTTGACGTGGCCCTCAACCAGGTCGCCTGCCCTGCCCTCTCCCGCCTCAAAATAAAAATCCCCAAGCGGCACACCATCCATCCTGCCCGCGTCTCTTCGCTACTTGGTGCTGCCGCGCGGCTCGCCCCGGCGGATCTTGTCTTTAAGGTTTGGGGGCACACCAAAGATAGTAACATTGCTGTCGAGATCCCCTGCTTTAACCGTGCCACCTCGATCAAGCTTGATGTGGTCAACCTCTACCTATTACCGCCGGTGGGGTGCGTTCAGTTCCCTGTGCTGGAGAGGCTATCAATCTCTGGCTGCCATATCAACATCGGTAAGCTGATCCTGCATTGCCCTCACCTGCGCGTGCTAGAGGTATGCAACTGCTGGGGCTTCAGCATGATCAGAATCCGCTCACCAACGATTGAAAATATTTCCGTGGACCACGGACCCGTAAGAGGCATTGACATCATGGCTCCCTTGCTTAATCGATTAAGGATGTGCGTCTACATGGCCCCACATTTCAGTTTGTCATTCTCGGCGCCAATGCTGAAAGATCTCTGTTTGTGGTGCCCGTGTTTAATTCAAAATGTTGGGATTGGAGAGGTATGGCGTCTGCGCTATATGCGACTTGGGATCAAGAAGAGTGCGTATGTCCTATATTTGTCCATAGATACTCCG CTTCTGATGCTAGACGCTGCCCGGAACTTTTCTCAACAGATAGCACCGCTCCCTGCCCTTTCTTATTTGCATTTAAGTTTAGCAAGAGGGCATGTTTCTGGTGCAATATTATCACATCTTCTTGGAGTTTGTTCCACTATACGGGCGATTATTATAGTGCTCACCTCAAAATTTGAG TATCAAAAACCATGCCTACCAAATTGTTCTTGTGATGAACCCCAGAATTGGAGAACCCAAAACATCCCCTTGGTAGCTCTTGAAGAAGTACAAATCGAAGGTTTTGGTGGAGCTGATCATGAAGTTGATTTCCTGAAGCTTCTGTTCAGATGCGCAACTGCGATGAAAAGGATGACCGTGGGACTGGCCCCTCGGGTCTATCCAGCCAGCAGAGGAGGCAGGAAGATGTACAGCCTCCTTAAGGCTCATCCTTCTGTGACATGCTCTGTTTATCGCTGCTAG